One Fuerstiella marisgermanici DNA window includes the following coding sequences:
- a CDS encoding TerC family protein produces MDTIVAHIMTLLMLTLLQAVLGFDNLLYISIESKRVEADKQSFVRKWGIGLAIILRILLLIVVTQAIQHFQDPFTELHWDAISYDLNVHALIVLIGGAFIIYTAIKEISHMLADHDLTAATNTDEKRSVGSALFWIITMNLVFSFDSILSAIALASTPSEVDGVRAQTIETGGMIIMSLAVIFSGVLMIWLSDRVSDFLQKNRMYEVLGLFILFIVGIMLVSEGGHLAHLKLFGYAVEPMAKSTFYFVLAVLILVDLVQGRYQKKLLAVQAAAAKKTPT; encoded by the coding sequence ATGGATACGATTGTTGCTCACATCATGACCCTGCTGATGCTCACGCTGCTGCAGGCTGTGCTGGGTTTCGACAACCTCTTATATATTTCTATCGAATCAAAACGGGTGGAGGCTGACAAACAGTCTTTCGTTCGCAAGTGGGGCATCGGGCTGGCCATTATCCTGCGAATCCTGTTGCTAATTGTGGTCACTCAGGCCATCCAGCACTTCCAGGATCCGTTTACAGAACTGCACTGGGACGCCATCAGCTACGACCTGAACGTCCACGCGCTGATCGTACTGATTGGCGGCGCGTTTATTATCTACACGGCGATCAAAGAAATCAGCCACATGCTGGCGGACCACGATCTTACGGCCGCCACAAATACGGACGAAAAACGGTCAGTCGGAAGCGCCTTGTTCTGGATTATCACCATGAACCTGGTCTTCAGCTTTGATTCGATTCTCAGCGCCATCGCACTCGCGTCGACACCCAGTGAAGTCGACGGCGTGAGAGCTCAGACGATCGAAACCGGCGGAATGATCATCATGTCACTGGCCGTCATTTTCAGCGGCGTGCTGATGATTTGGTTGTCTGACCGAGTCAGTGATTTTCTGCAGAAGAATCGTATGTATGAAGTGCTGGGATTGTTCATCCTGTTCATCGTGGGCATTATGCTGGTGTCTGAAGGTGGCCACTTGGCTCATCTAAAACTGTTCGGATACGCTGTCGAACCTATGGCGAAAAGCACCTTCTACTTTGTGCTGGCCGTCCTGATTTTGGTAGACCTTGTTCAGGGGCGATACCAGAAAAAACTGCTTGCGGTACAGGCAGCGGCCGCCAAAAAGACGCCTACGTAG
- the nadC gene encoding carboxylating nicotinate-nucleotide diphosphorylase, with amino-acid sequence MADCNSDTLTAADALIDLALAEDLQQLGDLTSQATVPADRDASVDVVARESGRLSGVVLMERVYAALCRREGRDEGVVRVAVHVEDGSLLEPGTIVATVTGPIQLLLTGERIALNFLIHLSGIASKTAEFVKRSEGSGAVILDTRKTLPGYRLLHKYAVRCGGGVNHRMGLFDGMLIKDNHLAARGNSSVADAVIAAREFLAAKSLDLPVEVEVDTLEQLRDALAAKPEIVLLDNMKPSQLQAAVALRNDLAPETRLEASGGVNLETISCIAGTGVDRVSIGAITHSAPALDLGYDWPWKK; translated from the coding sequence ATGGCCGATTGCAATTCGGACACACTGACCGCCGCTGACGCTTTAATCGACCTGGCACTGGCGGAAGACCTTCAGCAACTTGGCGACCTGACGAGTCAGGCAACCGTGCCAGCCGACCGTGACGCCAGCGTTGACGTTGTCGCGCGGGAAAGCGGGCGGCTTAGTGGTGTGGTGCTGATGGAGCGAGTGTATGCAGCACTCTGCCGCCGCGAAGGGCGCGATGAAGGTGTGGTTCGTGTTGCTGTTCATGTCGAAGACGGCAGCTTGCTGGAACCAGGCACCATTGTCGCCACCGTGACGGGACCGATTCAATTGCTGCTCACCGGAGAACGAATTGCCCTCAACTTTTTGATCCACCTTAGCGGCATTGCGTCAAAGACGGCCGAATTTGTGAAGCGTTCCGAAGGCAGCGGCGCCGTGATTCTGGACACTCGTAAAACGCTGCCCGGCTATCGACTTCTGCACAAGTACGCCGTGCGGTGCGGAGGCGGCGTCAATCATCGGATGGGCCTGTTTGACGGCATGCTGATCAAAGACAACCATCTTGCTGCGCGAGGTAACTCATCGGTGGCCGATGCCGTTATTGCGGCGCGAGAATTTCTGGCGGCGAAGTCGTTGGACCTGCCGGTGGAGGTTGAAGTCGACACACTGGAGCAATTGCGTGACGCATTGGCGGCAAAGCCGGAAATCGTGCTGCTGGACAACATGAAGCCGTCACAATTACAGGCTGCAGTCGCCCTGCGGAATGATCTGGCACCGGAAACTCGCTTGGAGGCGTCGGGCGGCGTGAATCTGGAAACCATTAGTTGCATCGCCGGCACCGGGGTGGACCGCGTCAGCATCGGAGCGATCACGCATTCGGCTCCGGCGCTGGATTTGGGTTATGACTGGCCTTGGAAAAAGTGA
- a CDS encoding ComF family protein: MQSNGGRTTKLKESVASFLQSGLDVVFPWSCLLCHSTADRVTNAAGGSAFCQTCRNALSPELPYTCDRCGAEVGPFVTTDNGCVHCRGKPIRFDSLSCLGMYDESLRHAILSAKWSFSTVMLESLTDLLTDNRGAQLRDFDPEIIIPIPQGWAARLTRRFNSAAIVAAALSRSLKVKSDLHVLRRSRNTRPQKRVSIQQRFENQKDGFRIRDAHMIAGKRVLLVDDVVTTGATCSEAARLLKANGATACRVAVLARVLNPS; the protein is encoded by the coding sequence ATGCAGAGCAACGGCGGCCGAACTACAAAACTGAAAGAATCCGTGGCGAGCTTTCTGCAGTCGGGGCTGGATGTTGTGTTTCCGTGGTCGTGTCTGCTGTGTCACTCGACGGCCGACCGAGTAACGAACGCAGCGGGCGGATCCGCGTTCTGTCAGACTTGTCGCAATGCACTGAGTCCCGAGTTGCCGTATACGTGTGACCGCTGTGGTGCGGAAGTCGGCCCATTCGTGACGACTGACAACGGCTGCGTTCACTGTCGCGGCAAGCCGATCCGGTTTGATTCGCTAAGCTGTCTGGGCATGTACGACGAATCTCTGCGGCATGCCATTCTGTCCGCCAAGTGGTCGTTTTCCACCGTGATGCTGGAATCGCTCACGGATCTGCTGACTGACAACCGAGGTGCGCAACTTCGCGATTTTGATCCGGAAATCATCATTCCGATTCCGCAGGGCTGGGCCGCTCGGCTCACCCGTCGGTTCAATTCCGCAGCGATCGTGGCAGCAGCGTTGTCGCGTTCGTTGAAAGTAAAGTCCGACCTTCACGTCCTTCGCCGCAGCCGGAACACGCGTCCGCAAAAACGAGTTTCAATTCAGCAGCGTTTCGAGAACCAGAAGGATGGCTTCCGTATCCGGGACGCTCACATGATTGCCGGTAAGCGCGTGCTGCTCGTCGATGACGTGGTCACCACGGGAGCCACATGCAGCGAAGCGGCTCGCCTGCTAAAAGCCAACGGAGCAACTGCGTGTCGAGTGGCAGTGCTGGCGCGGGTGTTGAACCCGAGCTGA
- a CDS encoding thiamine phosphate synthase yields MDHSFQQIAATPSCERIRRRFDAIAVGDSSADVGHLVLVILLEESLGGTCLQNLGLTLHKIENGCFGEVVAATCRTLTECQSDGDAAEVILADETPDLPSAGLGPKAGDQMWLTGLLDRARLICRRSDDATLVRSQHLVQAMVELDGPAKSQLEPLGITAANVELQLSGEPEALPVLAVDLDLAPGLFTDEDEDCDTASIFVSETDASQRIVAVLDANLNRTREGLRVLEDFARFVSRDAAATEELKRLRHQLVAAEQLLQSAGVSPLLQRAVEHDVGTSLTTEQEQRRESVADLVAANARRVQESLRSLEEFGKTVSGPFAAMIKQMRYQTYSLEQQLYLQSVIDMSDAGDVSVPSSRMERIDRLQQAIVYVLLTEDLCRLDWQQTAEAALAGGADVIQLREKHLADDELISRGRWLAQACEAAGALFILNDRSDLARLAEAHGVHVGQDDGSVASARSMLRDDQLLGVSTHDLNQIRTACNSGADYLGVGPVFPSSTKQFDGFPGIEFVKDAAKEAVTESSLVPWFAIGGINIDTVSLVRLSGANRIAVSHAVIGSEDPESAVRDLRAAMLVEDDDRPASLKIRRG; encoded by the coding sequence GTGGATCATTCGTTTCAACAAATTGCGGCGACTCCTTCGTGCGAACGCATCCGTCGACGATTTGATGCGATTGCCGTGGGTGATTCGTCAGCTGACGTTGGACATCTGGTCCTCGTCATTCTGCTGGAAGAATCGCTTGGCGGAACCTGCCTGCAGAATCTCGGTTTAACGCTGCACAAAATTGAAAACGGCTGCTTTGGCGAGGTCGTGGCGGCAACTTGTCGGACGTTGACTGAATGCCAATCTGACGGGGATGCGGCAGAGGTCATCCTTGCCGATGAAACACCCGATCTCCCGTCGGCAGGCCTTGGCCCGAAAGCGGGCGACCAAATGTGGTTGACCGGACTGTTGGATCGAGCTCGCTTGATCTGCCGCCGCAGTGACGATGCGACGCTGGTGCGCAGCCAGCATTTGGTGCAGGCCATGGTTGAACTGGACGGACCGGCGAAGTCACAGCTGGAGCCGCTTGGGATCACGGCAGCAAACGTCGAACTACAATTATCCGGCGAACCGGAAGCGCTGCCGGTGTTGGCCGTCGATCTGGATCTGGCCCCGGGACTTTTTACAGACGAAGATGAGGACTGCGATACCGCTTCCATTTTCGTTTCGGAAACCGACGCATCACAGCGAATTGTTGCCGTGTTGGATGCCAACCTGAATCGCACCCGAGAAGGACTGCGTGTGCTGGAAGATTTCGCGCGGTTTGTTTCGCGCGATGCCGCTGCCACCGAAGAACTCAAGCGGCTGCGACATCAGCTGGTTGCCGCCGAGCAACTGCTTCAGTCGGCAGGCGTGTCGCCGCTGCTTCAGCGAGCTGTCGAGCATGATGTGGGCACATCGCTGACCACAGAACAGGAACAGCGCCGCGAGTCAGTTGCCGATTTGGTTGCTGCGAACGCTCGTCGAGTTCAGGAATCATTAAGAAGCCTCGAAGAATTCGGTAAGACAGTCAGCGGGCCGTTCGCGGCGATGATCAAACAGATGCGTTATCAAACCTATTCGCTTGAACAACAGTTATACCTGCAGTCGGTGATAGACATGTCAGACGCTGGCGACGTGTCAGTTCCTTCATCGCGCATGGAACGAATTGATCGCCTGCAGCAGGCCATCGTTTACGTGCTGTTAACGGAAGACTTGTGTCGACTGGATTGGCAGCAAACAGCGGAAGCCGCGTTGGCTGGCGGAGCGGATGTGATCCAACTTCGCGAAAAACACCTGGCCGATGATGAACTCATCTCGCGCGGTCGATGGCTGGCGCAAGCCTGCGAAGCGGCCGGAGCACTGTTTATTCTGAACGACCGCAGTGACCTCGCCAGATTAGCGGAAGCCCACGGCGTGCATGTCGGGCAGGACGATGGCTCAGTCGCATCAGCACGCAGCATGTTACGCGACGACCAGTTGCTGGGCGTTTCAACTCACGACCTAAACCAGATTCGGACAGCCTGCAACAGCGGAGCCGACTATCTGGGAGTCGGGCCCGTCTTTCCGTCGTCCACAAAACAGTTCGACGGTTTTCCGGGTATCGAATTCGTCAAGGACGCCGCCAAAGAAGCTGTTACGGAAAGCTCACTCGTTCCGTGGTTCGCGATCGGTGGTATCAACATCGATACGGTCTCGCTGGTTCGTCTAAGTGGAGCGAATCGCATCGCGGTTTCTCACGCCGTCATCGGCAGCGAAGATCCCGAGTCTGCGGTGCGGGACCTGCGTGCGGCGATGTTGGTCGAGGACGACGATCGTCCTGCCAGCCTGAAGATACGTCGAGGGTAA
- a CDS encoding ATP-dependent Clp protease ATP-binding subunit: protein MYERFTDRARKVMQLANQEAQRFNHEYIGTEHVLLGLVKEGSGVAANVLKNLDVDLRKIRIEVEKIVQTGPDMVTMGKLPQTPRAKKVIEYAMEEARNLNHNYVGTEHLLLGLLREQEGVAAQVLMNLGMKLDDVRDEVLNLLGHGLESAEGAGASERSEGGSQRSGSRSKTPALDSFGRDLTELARQKKLDPVIGREREIERVVQILCRRQKNNPVLLGEAGVGKTAIVEGFAQMVVDNLVPDLLADRRIIVLDLAMMVAGTKYRGQFEERIKAVMNEVRRAKNTILFIDELHTLVGAGGAEGAIDASNVLKPALSRGELQVIGATTLDEYRKYIEKDSALERRFQTVVVNPPSPSQAVEILKGLRERYEEHHRVQITDDALEAAVEMSNRYISSRCLPDKAIDVIDESGARVRLKSMVRPPDLKEIEDEIQRLNQAKEDAVAEQQFEKAASLRDQADKLRKKKDELTEEWREKSKQTDGVVDAEVVAEVVAKITGIPLTRLSSEDTVRLLQMEDELHKKVISQHEAITQICKAVRRSRSGLKDPKRPTGAFLFSGPTGVGKTLLAKTLAEFMFGEEDSLIQLDMSEYMEKHNVSRLVGAPPGYVGYEEGGQLTEKIRRRPYAVVLLDEIEKAHPDVFNMLLQIMEEGHLTDSFGRTVDFKNVVLIMTTNAGANKMAHGGSMGLHTLRETDDKRSYDEMKTNLMHELQKQFKPEFLGRLDEVVVFRKLTRTELMDIVDIELKKVYDRLQDKGLKMILSNDAREFIIDKGETNDGLDYGARPLRRSVERFIEDPLSEELLRGTFEGKNVINVEVTEVGDQKQLRFVSEYQEEPAGEPEGEPVGVGSSDEASESSDG from the coding sequence ATGTACGAACGCTTCACTGATCGAGCCCGCAAGGTGATGCAACTCGCCAACCAGGAAGCTCAACGATTTAATCACGAGTACATCGGGACTGAACACGTCCTCCTAGGCCTCGTGAAGGAAGGTTCCGGCGTTGCTGCCAACGTGCTGAAGAACCTCGATGTCGACTTGCGAAAAATTCGTATCGAAGTCGAAAAGATTGTCCAGACCGGTCCAGACATGGTCACGATGGGCAAGCTGCCTCAAACGCCGCGCGCGAAAAAGGTTATCGAGTACGCGATGGAGGAAGCTCGCAATTTAAATCATAACTACGTCGGCACCGAACACCTGCTGCTGGGGCTGTTGCGTGAACAGGAAGGTGTGGCGGCTCAGGTTTTGATGAATCTGGGCATGAAGCTGGACGACGTCCGCGACGAAGTCTTGAACCTGCTGGGTCATGGTTTGGAATCTGCAGAAGGCGCCGGAGCCAGCGAGCGAAGCGAAGGTGGTTCACAGCGCAGCGGTTCACGCAGCAAGACACCTGCGTTGGACAGCTTTGGACGCGACCTGACAGAACTGGCCCGCCAGAAAAAGCTGGACCCAGTCATCGGCCGCGAACGAGAAATTGAACGAGTCGTCCAAATTCTGTGCCGTCGTCAGAAGAACAACCCTGTTCTGCTGGGCGAAGCTGGAGTTGGTAAGACGGCGATCGTCGAAGGTTTCGCGCAGATGGTCGTCGATAACCTCGTGCCGGACCTGTTGGCCGATCGACGCATCATTGTGCTCGACCTCGCAATGATGGTTGCCGGCACGAAGTACCGTGGTCAGTTCGAAGAGCGGATCAAGGCGGTCATGAACGAAGTTCGGCGAGCCAAGAACACAATTCTGTTCATCGACGAACTTCACACTCTGGTTGGTGCCGGTGGTGCCGAAGGTGCGATCGACGCTTCCAACGTTCTGAAGCCGGCACTTAGCCGTGGCGAGCTGCAGGTGATCGGTGCGACAACTCTGGACGAGTATCGTAAGTACATCGAAAAAGACAGTGCTCTGGAACGACGCTTCCAGACGGTTGTTGTGAATCCACCATCGCCATCTCAGGCTGTAGAAATCCTGAAGGGGTTGCGAGAACGCTACGAAGAGCATCACCGCGTGCAAATCACGGATGACGCTTTGGAAGCGGCGGTTGAGATGTCAAACCGCTACATTTCGTCTCGCTGTCTGCCAGACAAGGCAATCGACGTGATCGACGAATCGGGCGCTCGCGTGCGTCTGAAGTCGATGGTGCGACCGCCAGACCTGAAGGAAATCGAGGACGAGATCCAACGGTTGAATCAGGCCAAAGAAGATGCAGTTGCTGAGCAGCAGTTTGAAAAGGCTGCGTCTCTGCGAGATCAAGCGGACAAACTTCGCAAGAAGAAGGACGAACTCACCGAGGAATGGCGTGAGAAATCAAAGCAGACCGACGGAGTCGTCGACGCAGAAGTTGTTGCCGAAGTTGTCGCCAAGATCACTGGCATTCCACTAACGCGACTTTCCAGCGAAGACACAGTCCGTCTGCTGCAGATGGAAGACGAACTGCACAAGAAAGTCATCAGTCAGCATGAAGCGATTACTCAGATCTGCAAAGCGGTTCGCCGCAGTCGCAGTGGTTTGAAGGATCCAAAACGGCCAACTGGTGCGTTTTTGTTCTCCGGCCCAACAGGTGTTGGTAAAACTTTGCTGGCGAAGACGCTTGCTGAGTTCATGTTCGGCGAAGAGGACAGTCTGATTCAGTTGGACATGTCTGAGTACATGGAGAAGCACAACGTCAGCCGACTGGTCGGTGCACCTCCAGGCTATGTTGGCTACGAAGAAGGCGGTCAATTGACGGAGAAGATTCGCCGCCGACCGTATGCTGTGGTGTTGCTGGACGAAATTGAAAAGGCCCACCCAGACGTCTTCAACATGTTGCTGCAGATCATGGAAGAAGGTCACTTGACCGACAGCTTTGGTCGTACAGTGGACTTCAAAAACGTCGTGCTGATTATGACTACGAACGCGGGGGCCAATAAGATGGCTCACGGTGGTAGCATGGGACTTCACACGCTTCGTGAAACCGACGACAAGCGGTCTTACGATGAAATGAAGACGAATCTGATGCACGAACTTCAAAAACAGTTTAAGCCGGAGTTCCTCGGCCGACTGGACGAAGTGGTTGTGTTCCGCAAACTGACCCGTACAGAACTGATGGATATCGTGGACATCGAACTGAAGAAGGTTTACGACCGCCTTCAGGACAAGGGACTGAAGATGATCCTGTCAAACGATGCTCGCGAATTCATCATCGACAAGGGCGAAACGAACGATGGCCTGGACTACGGTGCTCGCCCGCTTCGCCGCAGCGTAGAACGCTTCATCGAAGATCCGTTGTCTGAAGAACTTCTGCGTGGGACGTTCGAAGGTAAGAACGTCATCAACGTGGAAGTCACCGAAGTCGGCGATCAGAAGCAGCTGAGATTCGTCAGCGAGTACCAGGAAGAGCCTGCTGGCGAGCCAGAAGGTGAACCTGTCGGCGTTGGCTCCAGTGACGAAGCTTCGGAGTCATCTGACGGATAA
- a CDS encoding aspartate carbamoyltransferase catalytic subunit has product MTETMDDISITAPWQERHLLGLEHLSAEEIATILDLADQFQTLTEGGSKKLTVLNGTVVANLFFENSTRTKTSFNIAARRLGADTVDFSASGSSLSKGETFVDTALTIEAMGVDLVVCRHRTPGAPHLLARHLKAGVINAGDGTHEHPTQALLDMLTIRQKLGRIEGLTVALVGDIRHSRVARSNIHGLLKLGARVIVCGPATLVPRTITQLGVEVAYNLDEILPQVDCVNLLRVQFERQRGAFFPSIAEYAHLFGMNGDRIRKAKDGLLVLAPGPINRGVELTPEVADGPHSVILNQVSNGLLIRMACLYLLAKKAGK; this is encoded by the coding sequence ATGACGGAAACAATGGACGACATCAGCATCACCGCTCCGTGGCAGGAGCGGCATTTGCTGGGGCTGGAACATCTTTCGGCCGAAGAAATTGCCACCATTCTGGATCTTGCGGATCAGTTTCAGACGCTGACCGAAGGCGGGTCTAAAAAACTGACCGTGCTGAATGGCACCGTGGTCGCCAACCTGTTTTTCGAAAATTCAACACGCACCAAAACCAGCTTCAACATCGCCGCGCGACGTTTGGGAGCCGACACTGTCGACTTTTCGGCCAGCGGCAGCAGTCTGTCGAAGGGAGAAACTTTCGTCGACACGGCTCTGACAATTGAAGCTATGGGCGTCGACCTTGTGGTGTGTCGTCATCGTACGCCTGGTGCTCCTCACCTGCTGGCACGGCATCTGAAAGCCGGCGTCATCAACGCGGGTGATGGCACGCACGAACATCCGACCCAGGCATTGCTGGACATGCTGACGATTCGGCAGAAGCTGGGCCGAATCGAAGGATTGACGGTGGCTCTCGTCGGCGACATTCGACATAGCCGAGTCGCTCGGTCGAACATCCACGGCCTGTTGAAACTGGGCGCGCGTGTGATTGTCTGCGGACCTGCCACGCTGGTTCCTCGCACGATTACTCAACTGGGCGTGGAGGTGGCTTACAACCTTGACGAGATTCTTCCTCAGGTTGATTGTGTGAATCTGTTGCGAGTTCAGTTCGAACGCCAGCGAGGCGCCTTCTTCCCATCCATTGCGGAGTACGCTCACTTGTTCGGCATGAACGGCGATCGCATTCGAAAAGCCAAAGACGGCCTGCTGGTACTCGCCCCCGGCCCGATTAATCGTGGCGTGGAACTCACTCCGGAAGTTGCTGATGGGCCACATTCCGTCATTCTGAATCAGGTTTCGAACGGGCTGCTGATTCGCATGGCCTGTCTGTACCTGCTGGCAAAGAAAGCAGGCAAGTAA
- a CDS encoding dihydroorotase: MRTLIQNGTIVDPANGIEARRELLIADGKVVEVLPQGQQPDADRVIDATGLLVCPGFIDVHVGVREPGFDEDETIASATAAALAGGFTSIAALPDTNPVVDNRGSAEFVKRQAERANNCRVFPLGAVTKGTRGEELAEIGQLVEADAVAFTDAKSPIANAEVMRRALEYTGMFDRPILHHSMVPELSDTGVMHEGFQSTRLGLRGIPAAANDIMTGRDIALAELTGGRVHIMCVNTQETVERIRLAQGRTVAVSADVTPHHLLLTDEVMDSFDTLFKCNPPLRSQEHIDALIEGLKDGTIAVISSDHQPLAIEKKDVDLDSAPFGICGLETTLALCVKALIQPAHLSWSQLVACLTTGPAALLGIPHGTLSPDVAADVTLVDPIEEWTIDAASFRSRSRNTPFNGWKVTGRVVTTIVNGEVRHSTRA; encoded by the coding sequence ATGCGAACGCTCATCCAAAATGGAACGATCGTCGATCCCGCCAATGGCATCGAAGCTCGTCGCGAGCTGCTGATTGCAGACGGCAAGGTTGTCGAAGTGCTTCCTCAGGGCCAGCAGCCAGATGCCGACAGAGTGATTGATGCGACAGGGCTGCTGGTCTGCCCCGGCTTCATTGACGTTCACGTCGGAGTGCGAGAACCCGGTTTCGACGAAGACGAAACAATCGCGTCGGCGACAGCGGCTGCCTTGGCCGGCGGCTTCACGAGTATCGCGGCACTGCCGGACACCAACCCCGTCGTCGATAATCGAGGCTCAGCAGAATTCGTTAAGCGACAGGCAGAACGAGCCAACAATTGCCGCGTGTTTCCGTTGGGAGCCGTCACAAAAGGAACGCGCGGCGAAGAACTGGCTGAGATTGGGCAACTTGTGGAAGCGGACGCGGTCGCCTTCACAGACGCCAAGTCACCAATCGCGAATGCAGAAGTGATGCGGCGAGCGCTGGAATATACGGGGATGTTCGACCGCCCAATTCTGCATCATTCGATGGTACCGGAATTGTCTGACACCGGAGTCATGCACGAAGGCTTCCAGTCAACGCGACTGGGCCTGCGTGGGATTCCGGCCGCCGCGAACGACATCATGACCGGTCGCGACATCGCTTTGGCAGAACTCACTGGCGGTCGCGTTCATATCATGTGCGTGAATACCCAGGAAACGGTCGAACGTATTCGCCTGGCTCAGGGACGCACTGTCGCAGTGTCGGCCGACGTCACGCCGCATCACCTGCTGCTAACGGACGAAGTGATGGATTCGTTCGACACGCTTTTCAAATGCAACCCGCCGTTGCGTTCGCAGGAACACATCGACGCCTTGATCGAAGGCCTGAAAGACGGCACGATCGCCGTGATCAGTTCGGACCACCAACCGCTGGCGATCGAAAAGAAGGACGTAGACCTCGACAGCGCGCCGTTTGGTATCTGCGGGTTAGAAACAACATTGGCCCTCTGCGTGAAAGCCTTGATTCAGCCGGCACATCTTAGTTGGTCGCAGCTTGTCGCCTGCCTGACCACCGGTCCAGCGGCGTTGCTGGGTATCCCGCACGGAACGCTGTCTCCGGACGTGGCAGCGGACGTGACGCTTGTCGATCCAATTGAAGAATGGACCATCGACGCAGCAAGTTTCCGATCGCGCAGTCGCAACACCCCATTCAACGGATGGAAGGTTACGGGCCGAGTTGTCACGACTATAGTAAACGGCGAGGTTCGCCATTCGACGCGAGCATAG
- a CDS encoding class I SAM-dependent methyltransferase, with translation MTDGNITYWVADDSCCDEAWEQAYLDFESPAEERSKFVARYRQLGVDRWDKKLAVAELFCGRGNGLTTLRHLGFQNLEGVDLSPRLLREFDGDVPLYVGDCRDLHWPDNHKDVIVVQGGLHHLPTLPDDLGKVLQEIRRVLNPGGRIVLVEPWSTPFLKVAHAITDRRLVRMFYRRGDALARMTERERDTYENWLSRPQQILDLLHSHFEMEQQQIGWGKLMFIGRVAK, from the coding sequence ATGACGGACGGCAACATCACTTATTGGGTCGCTGACGATTCGTGTTGTGACGAAGCCTGGGAGCAGGCGTATCTGGACTTCGAGTCGCCTGCCGAAGAACGATCGAAGTTTGTGGCGAGGTACCGACAACTGGGCGTCGACCGCTGGGACAAGAAGCTGGCAGTTGCTGAGTTGTTCTGCGGTCGAGGCAACGGCCTGACAACTCTGCGACACCTTGGTTTTCAGAACCTTGAAGGCGTCGACCTGTCGCCGCGTCTGCTGAGGGAGTTTGACGGCGATGTACCGTTGTACGTGGGTGATTGCCGCGATCTGCATTGGCCCGACAACCACAAAGACGTCATCGTTGTGCAGGGCGGGCTGCATCATTTACCGACACTTCCCGATGATCTGGGGAAAGTGCTTCAGGAAATCCGCCGCGTGTTGAATCCGGGTGGCCGCATTGTTCTGGTGGAACCGTGGTCGACTCCGTTTTTGAAGGTCGCTCATGCCATAACTGATCGACGCCTGGTACGAATGTTCTACCGCCGAGGCGACGCTTTGGCTCGCATGACGGAACGCGAACGAGACACCTACGAAAACTGGCTAAGTCGACCGCAGCAGATACTCGATCTGTTGCATTCTCATTTCGAAATGGAGCAGCAGCAGATTGGCTGGGGCAAGCTGATGTTTATCGGCCGCGTGGCGAAGTAA